A region from the Halosolutus gelatinilyticus genome encodes:
- a CDS encoding DedA family protein, whose amino-acid sequence MIDSAVDVGFSFLLAFGFPALFVLFVLKGAIVGKPLPTSVFLPGFILAVSAPRRTIVLSILVASLGYTCGQVLVYLLAARYGIEGVRSLPGVTISDDQLARANRLFRRYSGVGIFVTNLVPYVGSFILIPAGIASYPFGRATMYAFVSTVLNYVLIVWIVVGSVQIVTGL is encoded by the coding sequence ATGATTGATTCCGCCGTCGATGTCGGGTTCTCGTTCCTGCTCGCGTTCGGCTTTCCGGCGCTGTTCGTGCTGTTCGTCCTCAAGGGGGCGATCGTCGGTAAGCCGCTCCCGACGTCCGTCTTTCTCCCCGGGTTCATCCTCGCGGTCTCCGCGCCCCGTCGGACGATCGTACTGAGCATCTTGGTCGCCTCGCTCGGCTACACCTGCGGACAGGTGCTCGTCTATCTCCTCGCCGCTCGATACGGGATCGAGGGCGTCCGATCGCTGCCCGGCGTGACGATCTCGGACGACCAACTGGCCCGAGCGAACCGCCTGTTTCGTCGCTACAGCGGGGTGGGGATTTTCGTTACGAACCTGGTCCCGTACGTCGGGAGTTTTATCCTGATTCCCGCGGGAATCGCGTCCTATCCCTTCGGGCGAGCGACCATGTACGCGTTCGTCTCTACGGTGCTGAACTACGTGCTCATCGTCTGGATCGTCGTCGGCTCCGTTCAGATCGTCACCGGCCTCTAA
- the bcp gene encoding thioredoxin-dependent thiol peroxidase, which translates to MLDVGDDAPEFELPNQHGEAVRLSDFEGQRLVVYFYPRANTEGCTTEACGFNDAKPAFDDRDVSIVGISDDPVADVADFTADYDLEFDLLSDEFGEVATLYDSYGEKRMFGNTFDGVFRNTYVVGPDGTIEAVYEGVTPAGHADEVLEELDGRSAEVAS; encoded by the coding sequence ATGCTCGACGTAGGCGACGACGCGCCCGAATTCGAACTTCCGAACCAGCACGGCGAGGCCGTCCGCCTGTCCGACTTCGAAGGGCAGCGACTCGTCGTGTACTTCTACCCGCGCGCTAACACCGAGGGCTGCACGACCGAAGCCTGCGGCTTCAACGACGCGAAGCCCGCGTTCGACGACCGGGACGTTTCGATCGTCGGCATCAGCGACGATCCGGTCGCCGACGTCGCCGACTTCACGGCCGACTACGACCTCGAATTCGATCTCCTCTCGGACGAGTTCGGCGAAGTCGCGACGCTGTACGACTCCTACGGCGAGAAGCGCATGTTCGGCAACACCTTCGACGGCGTCTTCCGGAACACCTACGTCGTCGGCCCGGACGGGACGATCGAGGCGGTCTACGAGGGCGTGACGCCGGCGGGACACGCCGACGAGGTGCTCGAAGAACTGGACGGCCGATCGGCGGAAGTGGCGTCGTAA
- a CDS encoding HalOD1 output domain-containing protein, protein MPTCRPPSDERSRLLTRIVAEVAGVRDRPPEPESRPLYDIVDPEALERVVRSAADASLEIRFEYDGCTVTIDADGRVTADRTVRRRRLAPLRLDPIARRWKQRIERRVRRAPPSSKSTESSVVRAEKCESQTGSRTRRRRSTNTPKNGAE, encoded by the coding sequence ATGCCTACGTGTCGTCCACCGAGCGACGAACGGAGTCGGCTTCTCACCCGAATCGTCGCCGAAGTCGCCGGAGTTCGAGATCGCCCACCGGAACCCGAATCGCGCCCGCTCTACGATATCGTCGATCCCGAAGCCCTCGAACGGGTGGTTCGGTCCGCAGCGGATGCGTCGCTCGAGATCCGATTCGAGTACGACGGCTGTACGGTGACGATCGACGCCGACGGTCGCGTCACCGCGGACCGAACGGTCCGGCGGAGGCGACTGGCGCCGCTGAGGCTTGACCCGATTGCGCGCCGTTGGAAACAGCGGATCGAACGACGCGTCCGCAGAGCTCCACCCTCATCGAAGTCTACCGAATCATCTGTCGTCCGTGCCGAGAAGTGCGAATCGCAGACGGGCTCGCGAACACGCAGGAGGCGTTCGACGAACACGCCGAAAAACGGCGCCGAGTAG
- a CDS encoding CDC48 family AAA ATPase, with product MKLTVKPLKQKDAGRGLAAIDRVSMRELDLENGDYIVIEGKGDGRAVARVWPGYPEDEGRGIVRIDGRLRQEADVGIDDRVTVEHADVNPAKSVTVALPQNLRIRGDIGPLVRDKLSGQAVTEGQTVPFSLSFGPMASSGQSVPLKIAGTSPSGTVVITDSTNIEISETPAEQVTSGAGPSAEGVPNVTYEDIGGLDNELDQVREMIELPMRHPELFQQLGIEPPKGVLLHGPPGTGKTLMAKAVANEIDAHFQTISGPEIMSKYYGESEEQLRDVFEEAEENAPAIVFIDELDSIAAKREEAGGDVERRVVAQLLSLMDGLEERGRVTVIAATNRIDDIDPALRRGGRFDREIEIGVPDKEGRKEILQVHTRGMPLEESIDLDHYASNTHGFVGADLESLAREAAMTALRRIRPELDLEQEEIDAEVLEQLQVTESDFKEALKGIQPSAMREVFVEVPDVTWNDVGGLENTKERLRETIQWPLDYPQVFEAMDMEAAKGVLMYGPPGTGKTLLAKAVANEAQSNFISIKGPELLNKYVGESEKGVREVFEKARSNAPTVIFFDEIDSIAGERGQRQGDSGVGERVVSQLLTELDGLEELEDVVVIATTNRPDLIDSALLRPGRLDRHVHVPVPDEDGRKKIFEVHTRNKPLADAVDLDWLASETEGYVGADIEAVCREASMAASREFINSVDPEEIGDTIGNVRISRDHFEHALEEVNASVTPETRERYEEIEEEFQQAEPAQEEEQLGRTFQ from the coding sequence ATGAAGCTCACTGTCAAACCGCTTAAACAGAAGGACGCCGGCCGCGGACTGGCCGCGATCGATCGCGTCTCCATGCGCGAACTCGATCTGGAGAACGGCGATTACATCGTGATCGAGGGCAAGGGTGACGGGCGAGCCGTCGCCCGGGTCTGGCCCGGCTATCCCGAGGACGAGGGGCGAGGGATCGTCCGGATCGACGGTCGGCTTCGTCAGGAGGCCGACGTCGGCATCGACGATCGCGTCACCGTCGAGCACGCGGACGTCAACCCGGCGAAGTCCGTCACCGTCGCGCTCCCGCAGAACCTGCGCATCCGCGGCGACATCGGCCCGCTCGTCCGCGATAAGCTCTCCGGACAGGCGGTCACCGAGGGGCAGACGGTTCCGTTCTCGCTCTCGTTCGGGCCGATGGCGAGCTCCGGACAGTCGGTGCCGTTGAAGATCGCGGGCACCTCGCCCTCGGGCACCGTCGTCATCACCGACTCGACGAACATCGAGATCTCGGAGACGCCGGCCGAACAGGTCACGTCGGGCGCTGGTCCCTCGGCCGAAGGCGTCCCGAACGTGACCTACGAGGACATCGGCGGCCTGGACAACGAACTCGACCAGGTCCGCGAGATGATCGAGCTGCCGATGCGCCACCCCGAGCTGTTCCAGCAACTCGGCATCGAGCCGCCGAAGGGCGTCCTGCTGCACGGCCCGCCGGGCACCGGCAAGACGCTGATGGCGAAGGCCGTCGCCAACGAGATCGACGCCCACTTCCAGACGATCTCAGGGCCGGAGATCATGTCGAAGTACTACGGCGAGAGCGAGGAGCAACTCCGCGACGTCTTCGAAGAGGCCGAGGAGAACGCCCCTGCGATCGTCTTCATCGACGAACTCGACTCGATCGCCGCCAAGCGCGAAGAGGCCGGCGGCGACGTCGAGCGCCGCGTGGTCGCCCAGCTGCTGTCGCTGATGGACGGGCTCGAAGAGCGCGGCCGGGTCACGGTCATCGCCGCGACGAACCGCATCGACGACATCGATCCCGCGCTGCGGCGCGGCGGCCGGTTCGATCGCGAGATCGAGATCGGCGTCCCGGACAAGGAGGGCCGCAAGGAGATCCTGCAGGTCCACACCCGCGGGATGCCCTTAGAGGAGTCGATCGACCTCGATCACTACGCCTCCAACACCCACGGCTTCGTCGGCGCCGATCTCGAGTCGCTGGCCCGCGAGGCCGCGATGACCGCGCTGCGGCGCATCCGGCCCGAGCTCGACCTCGAACAGGAGGAGATCGATGCCGAGGTGCTCGAGCAACTGCAGGTCACCGAGAGCGACTTCAAGGAGGCCCTCAAGGGCATCCAGCCCTCGGCGATGCGCGAGGTCTTCGTCGAGGTCCCGGACGTCACGTGGAACGACGTCGGCGGCCTCGAGAACACCAAGGAGCGCCTCCGCGAGACGATCCAGTGGCCGCTCGACTACCCGCAGGTGTTCGAGGCCATGGACATGGAGGCCGCGAAGGGCGTCCTCATGTACGGCCCGCCGGGCACCGGCAAGACGCTGCTCGCGAAGGCCGTCGCCAACGAGGCCCAGTCGAACTTCATCTCGATCAAGGGCCCCGAACTGCTGAACAAGTACGTCGGCGAGTCCGAGAAGGGCGTCCGCGAGGTCTTCGAGAAGGCCCGGTCGAACGCCCCGACCGTGATCTTCTTCGACGAGATCGACTCGATCGCGGGCGAACGCGGCCAGCGCCAGGGCGACTCCGGCGTCGGCGAGCGCGTCGTTTCCCAGCTGCTGACGGAGCTCGACGGGCTCGAAGAACTCGAGGACGTCGTCGTGATCGCCACGACGAACCGGCCGGACCTGATCGACTCGGCGCTGCTCCGTCCCGGGCGGCTGGACCGCCACGTCCACGTGCCGGTCCCCGACGAGGACGGCCGCAAGAAGATCTTCGAGGTCCACACCCGCAACAAGCCCCTGGCCGACGCGGTCGACCTCGACTGGCTCGCGAGCGAAACGGAGGGCTACGTCGGCGCCGACATCGAGGCGGTCTGCCGCGAGGCTTCGATGGCGGCCAGCCGCGAGTTCATCAACTCGGTCGATCCCGAGGAGATCGGCGACACCATCGGCAACGTCCGCATCAGCAGAGACCACTTCGAGCACGCCCTCGAGGAGGTCAACGCCAGCGTCACCCCCGAAACCCGGGAGCGCTACGAGGAGATCGAAGAGGAGTTCCAGCAGGCCGAACCGGCCCAGGAAGAAGAACAGCTCGGCCGCACCTTCCAGTAA